In Rhipicephalus microplus isolate Deutch F79 chromosome 9, USDA_Rmic, whole genome shotgun sequence, one genomic interval encodes:
- the LOC119182136 gene encoding carboxypeptidase inhibitor SmCI-like — protein MELFGFAAKLWLRGILVVATIETMNASTECFMKLDDGPCRAFVPKWFYNHTARECQNFTYGGCEGNGNNFDTEQQCRKLCQGNKTSEKLPPNKTCHLKKRVGNCRAAFPRWYFDKKKGKCVKFIYGGCGGNQNNFYTRWKCEEFCEEFLTDRCRQPIIPAGQKRCEHEERAYKFGYNKYTEKCEKFLYSSCKHNQNNFATRKNCLEACAKESPCLYRTKHNHWRPYVSYFYDADNDRCLKTTTFFAKKKFWPQSNRFRKLQRCFTECMPNYTTPAKTTEMPEIPVMTLDE, from the exons ATGGAACTGTTCGGTTTTGCTGCAAAGTTATGGCTGAGGG GTATTTTGGTTGTCGCAACAATTGAAacaatgaatgcaagcacagaaTGCTTCATGAAATTGGATGACGGACCATGCAGGGCTTTCGTACCCAAATGGTTCTACAATCACACTGCACGCGAATGCCAGAACTTCACTTACGGCGGATGTGAGGGAAATGGAAATAACTTTGACACTGAGCAGCAATGTCGAAAATTATGTCAAG GTAATAAGACTTCAGAGAAACTCCCACCAAATAAGACCTGCCATCTGAAAAAGCGTGTAGGAAATTGCAGAGCGGCGTTTCCAAGGTGGTATTTtgataagaagaaaggaaagtgcgTCAAGTTCATTTACGGTGGATGCGGTGGCAACCAAAACAACTTCTATACTCGCTGGAAATGTGAAGAATTTTGCGAAG agtttctaacgGATCGCTGTAGACAGCCAATCATCCCCGCTGGACAGAAGCGTTGTGAACATGAAGAGAGGGCTTACAAGTTCGGCTACAATAAGTACACAGAAAAATGTGAAAAATTTCTTTATTCGTCTTGCAAGCACAACCAAAACAACTTCGCAACTAGGAAGAACTGCCTCGAAGCTTGTGCAA aAGAATCTCCTTGCCTGTACAGAACGAAGCACAACCATTGGCGACCCTACGTGTCATATTTCTATGATGCCGACAACGATAGATGTCTCAAAACAACGACATTTTTTGCCAAAAAGAAATTCTGGCCGCAAAGCAATCGGTTTAGAAAACTGCAACGATGCTTCACAGAGTGCATGCCGAACTATACAACGCCAGCCAAGACCACGGAGATGCCGGAAATTCCCGTTATGACTCTAGACGAGTAA